In Pyrus communis chromosome 8, drPyrComm1.1, whole genome shotgun sequence, one genomic interval encodes:
- the LOC137742814 gene encoding uncharacterized protein — protein MKHGVVAMFLKPANVHEVIVIAGQLDSKLTKLRTTAPRNSFPVKSQPLLHPPNAPTGSRAGSLPVKKLTPAEIQLKRDKGECWFCPDKWTKAHKCGLKQLLMLDVVDSDALCEFTDVDDATPELLAMSLSECAFYGTIAKQLVRTMKVDGVVLGQYVKILLDSGCTHNFINSKLLKKWSRQAQSTQAFEVMIADGGTIRSSDIFVLPSKLPPSQGHDHHIPLVAGAKPPNLRPYHYGPMQKSEIEQAMQELLDSGFIRSSHNPFSFHVLLFKKKKGIWHMCIDYKELNALTVKDKYPIPLINDLLDELFGAVYFSKLDLRSGQNCVEYLGYIVSRDGVQADPSKLEAIKDWHPPKTVKGLRGFLGFTGYYRKFIPGYGRILSPPGLLQPLLIPSKVWTAISMDFIVGLPLCKTKSVIMVVVDRLSKYSHFMALAHPYSAATVAQGSKLSMSSGYHLQSDGQSKMLNRCLETYLRCFVEGQPKKWVHWLSWAEWCFNTFYHTSSGLTLFEVVYGYPHPHIYLYEEGPTTVESMKQLLQQRDRILDVLKHNLDLVQNRMKVQADKRMSEREFAIGDLVYLRLVTDDGLFQAIPKTVLARKMYQKGNVVGVQSLIQWADRDENESTWEDYDTFTMKFPDFQV, from the exons atgaagcaTGGTGTGGTGGCTATGTTTTTGAAACCTGCAAATGTACATGAGGTTATCGTTATTGCTGGGCAATTAGACTCTAAACTTACTAAGCTGAGAACAACTGCACCTAGAAATTCTTTCCCTGTTAAATCTCAACCGCTACTTCATCCTCCTAATGCCCCTACAGGTTCTCGAGCTGGTTCTTTGCCTGTTAAGAAATTAACTCCAGCCGAGATTCAATTGAAGAGAGACAAAGGAGAATGTTGGTTTTGTCCTGATAAATGGACTAAGGCACATAAATGTGGCCTAAAACAATTACTTATGTTGGATGTTGTTGATTCTGATGCTCTATGCGAATTCACTGATGTTGATGATGCTACTCCTGAGTTATTGGCAATGTCCCTAAGTGAGTGTGCTTTCTATGGCACCATTGCCAAACAGTTAGTTCGAACTATGAAGGTTGATGGTGTGGTTCTTGGACAATATGTTAAGATCTTATTGGACTCCGGGTGTACTCATAATTTCATCAATTCTAAGTTGCTTAAGAAATGGAGTCGCCAAGCACAAAGTACTCAAGCCTTTGAGGTTATGATCGCTGATGGAGGAACAATTCGGAGCTCTG ACATCTTTGTGTTACCTTCTAAGCTCCCACCTTCTCAGGGTCACGACCACCACATTCCTTTGGTTGCAGGAGCCAAACCTCCAAATTTAAGGCCATATCATTATGGTCCTATGCAGAAGTCTGAAATTGAACAAGCTATGCAAGAATTACTTGACTCGGGGTTTATTCGATCCAGCCATAATCCTTTTTCCTTCCATGTCCTTTtgtttaagaagaaaaaaggcaTTTGGCATATGTGTATTGATTACAAGGAGCTAAATGCACTGACTGTGAAGGATAAGTATCCAATCCCGCTTATTAATGATTTGCTCGATGAGCTCTTTGGTGCAGTCTACTTCTCTAAACTTGATCTTCGATCCGG GCAGAATTGTGTGGAGTATTTAGGATATATAGTCTCTCGAGATGGAGTGCAAGCTGACCCATCTAAGCTAGAGGCTATCAAAGATTGGCATCCCCCAAAAACAGTCAAAGGGTTAAGGGGTTTCCTTGGGTTTACTGGCTATTACAGGAAGTTCATTCCTGGCtatggaagaatat tGTCTCCTCCTGGACTTTTACAACCCCTGCTTATTCCTAGTAAGGTGTGGACAGCTATAAGCATGGACTTTATCGTGGGCTTGCCTCTGTGTAAAACCAAGTCTGTCATAATGGTGGTAGTCGACCGGTTGTCTAAATATAGCCATTTCATGGCTCTAGCTCACCCCTACAGTGCTGCCACAGTGGCCCAA gGATCTAAATTGTCAATGAGTTCGGGTTACCATCTGCAAAGTGATGGTCAATCAAAGATGTTGAATAGATGTTTGGAGACTTACTTAAGGTGTTTTGTTGAGGGCCAACCTAAGAAATGGGTGCACTGGTTATCTTGGGCTGAATGGTGTTTCAACACCTTTTATCACACTTCTTCTGGCTTGACCCTTTTTGAAGTGGTCTATGGTTACCCTCATCCACATATCTATCTTTATGAAGAAGGGCCTACAACGGTGGAGTCAATGAAGCAACTCTTACAACAGAGGGATAGGATCCTGGATGTGCTCAAACATAACCTTGACTTGGTTCAAAATCGAATGAAAGTTCAAGCTGACAAGCGAATGAGCGAAAGGGAGTTTGCAATTGGTGACTTGGTTTACCTGCGACTA GTTACTGATGATGGCTTGTTCCAAGCTATTCCTAAGACAGTTCTAGCTCGCAAGATGTATCAGAAAGGCAATGTTGTAGGAGTCCAATCGTTGATTCAATGGGCCGATCGTGATGAAAATGAATCCACTTGGGAGGATTATGACACCTTTACAATGAAGTTTCCAGATTTTCAAGTATGA